Proteins from a single region of Euwallacea similis isolate ESF13 chromosome 21, ESF131.1, whole genome shotgun sequence:
- the LOC136415984 gene encoding nucleolar protein 58-like encodes MHKLLVFSVLIAVALAAVVPPKAPAKPEDAKKDSSVKEVPLHPQQRSQKENLKAAPAKTEADKKSEEKKLKPEEKSGKKDEKLSAAMKKADENRGREAAKPETSARKPNAKALSERQQEQAKKEGLRKKPDAQADKLKSNERKQ; translated from the exons atgCATAAGTTG CTCGTCTTTTCCGTGCTAATTGCCGTGGCTCTGGCCGCAGTAGTGCCGCCAAAGGCCCCGGCTAAGCCCGAGGATGCCAAAAAGGATTCGTCTGTGAAAGAAGTACCGTTGCACCCTCAACAACGCTCGCAAAAGGAGAACCTTAAAGCTGCGCCGGCAAAGACTGAGGCTGATAAAAAATCTGAAGAGAAGAAGCTGAAGCCAGAAGAGAAGTCTGGTAAGAAGGATGAGAAACTTAGTGCCGCCATGAAGAAGGCTGATGAAAACAGAGGGCGTGAAGCTGCTAAGCCGGAGACCtctgctcgtaaacctaatGCTAAGGCTCTCTCTGAACGCCAGCAAGAGCAGGCCAAGAAGGAGGGCTTGAGGAAGAAACCAGACGCCCAAGCTGACAAACTCAAGTCTAATGAGCGCAAGCAATAG